Within the Mustela lutreola isolate mMusLut2 chromosome 2, mMusLut2.pri, whole genome shotgun sequence genome, the region AGTTACTGTTCCGGGAGCTGGAGGCACCTAAGTGAACAAGACAAACAAGCTCTCTGCTTTGGCTGTCCCTCAGTCTTCCACCCTCTATGTGTGTCTTTGTCTCTTCTGGCACCTTTGGTCTATGGTCATGCCTGTCCCCCTCACTCCAAGTAAAACCCCGGGAGTCCCAGGCCAAAGAGGAAGCCAGCTGAGACTCCTCTTCTCACAGACCCTCAGAGGTTGCCCACGAATGTTTCTGAGCCTGCAGCCTCCAACACAAGCTGTGCCAATACTAAGgtgcagagaaagaaacaagctTCTCCATCACTCACTTTCTTAGTTGTCATTGGGTGACATCagcagaaacacacacagacacactcatcGCAGTATTTCTCTGAGCTATCATgagctccattttacaggtgagcagACTGAAGCTAGGAGACTTTAAGTAATGTGTCAGTGATTAGGGCCTGTATTCTTCAACTCTTGACCCTTATATTTGTCTGATTAGCTGATTAGCTCACAATAATAATATtcgtgctgcttcctcagccgaCTTGGGCAAAGGGCCTTTTCTCCCTGAAACGCCTCCATTCCTGCTCCCTCAAACTAAGTTATTTGCCCCTTCATCGGGGGAGGAGCTAGTAAAGGCCAATCTAACTTTGACGGCAGACCCACGAACCAATGGAGAAGCTAAATTCATTATAACCAATGAGACCTCGGTTTGGGCGGGCTTAGGGGGCAGAAACGGGCCGCTGATTGGACGGAAGTATGTTGCTAATGGCGGAGGCGCTGAGGCGGGTGCTAAACCTGGGAAACTCTGCAGAGTCCGAGTCGGAGTATACAGCAGAGGCTGGATCGCCTTTGCTGCTGCTCGGCGGTCCAGGGTCTGGAAAGACGGCGCTGCTATTCGCGGCGGCCCTGGAAGCGGCAGGAGAGGGCCGAGGCCCCGTCCTCTTCCTGACCCGGAGGCCTCTTCAAAGCCTGCCCCGCGGGAGAAGAGCGGCGCTCGACCCCCTGCGGCTACAGGTAGCGGAGGGGTGGGACCAAAGGCGGATAGTTAGTACCCGAGCGGATTGAGGGTTGAATGACAGGTAGACAGACCAATGGAGGGGACGAAGGAAGAGCGAGCCGGAGCGGCCATTGTGGGGCGGAGTCATGAGATAacgggggagtggggaggatggGGGCGGGACCACAGGTACAATCTTTGTTAAGATTGGGAAACTGTCCGGTGAGGGGACGGAGTTAGCGAAAGGAGACGCTTGCGTCTGAAAGCAGAAGGTAAGAGGTTGGGCTAAACCAGTGTCTTTTTTGGACGCGGGGTTTTCTTTCGGGGCCAATCTGGAGGTTCCACTACGAACCTACCAGCGGGTTTTCCGTGGAAAGATTGCCTTAGTGACCTGGCCAAAAAACTTACCAGTTCTCCGCTAATAGGGGTAATGGTAAATGCAGgttaaaaaaagggggtgggggtgcctggctggctcagttggtagggcatGAGACTTTTGATCCCAGGTTTTTAAGTTCCATGCTCACCCAcctttggtgtagagattacttaaaaataaaatctttttatataaaaaaaggggggaggaggtgggggtgggtacGAATAGAAAAGTATTCGACCAGTCGGAGCTGCTTCACTCTAGAAACAGGTATCTGGGACCTGAGAGCTTAGCGCAGGAAAGTATACAGGGCAGTAGGGCAGCTATAGCTGGGAGCCTGGCTTTCTGGGCTGAATATggtcttttcctttgtttcctcccTTTAGAAGATCCGCTTCCAGTACCCACCGTCAACCCATGAACTCCTTCAGCTTCTGTGCTCTGCCCATGAGGCCCggggcccagccccctccctcctgctgctgGATGGCCTGGAGGAGTACCTAGTGGAAGACTTGGGGCCCCAGGAAGCGGCGTACTTGGCTGCCCTGCTTCTAGACACAGCTGCCCACTTCAGCCACCGGATTGGGGCTGGCCAGGGCTGTGGGCTCATTGTGGCCCTCCAGAtccaggaagagggagacagtggGGAAGCCCTGCAGCTGTCGCTGGTCCAGCGGTATTTCCCTGCCCAGTGCTGGCTGCATGTGGATGCATCAGGGCCAGGACAGCACTGCCTCCGAGCCTGCCTGGATCCAGGCGGGCAGGGTCCCAGAGCAGAGTGGTGGTTGGCTTTCCGACCAGATGGAGAGATGACAGTCACCCCATGGCCTGCCCAGGCCGGTAAGCCCAGCTCAGACAAAGGTTCAAGTTCTGAAGGCCAGCCTTGAGTTTTGGAATGTGCCCAACCTCTCTATGCCTCGGTTTCCCATGGCGGGAATACTTAACTTCAGGGACATGTGCAGATTCAAAGACCTAAAGAATATAAAGTGCCTTTTCTCTTTTGATAAATAGCATTATCATGTACTTATTTTGCCCAGTCAgcatattgttttgctttttgaattttataaaaagtttcaTGATAAATGTAATATTCTGAgactttcttcttctcccactcagcATTGTTATTAAGATCAGGCCATGGGCACTTgggaagctcagtgggttaatgaaatcttttttttttttttttttaagacattttttatttatttgacagacagggatcacaagtaggcagagaggcaggcagggggttggggaaagcaggctccctgctgagcagagaacccagtgcggggctcaatcccaggaccctgggatcataacctgagccaaaggcagaggctttaacccactgagccatccaggtgccccgagttaATGAagtcttgacttcagctcaggtcatgatctccaggtcttgggatcaaggctcGGGTCAGGCTCCTGTGCtgaggggggagtctgcttgtctgtctccctctgcccactcccaaCCCACACCCTGgatcatgctctttctctcaaataactaaataaaatctttaaaaaaaaaaaattaggccatATTTTTTAGTTCAGTCCTTTTTCTCTACTGCATATAATGTCCTGAGTGACTGTACCCCATTTTGTTTTGTCATATTGACTTATTTACTGCttatgaacattcttttttttttttaaaaatattttatttatttatttgacagagagagatcataagtaggcagagcagcaggcagagagagagggggaagcaggctccctgccgagcagagagcccgatgaccCTGAgaccgggaccctgagaccatgacccaagccaaaggcagaggcttaatccacagagccacccaggcatcccgcttATGAACATTCTTGCACACATATACTGGCTCATATCCATGAGGGCTTTTAAGGTATATACTAGAAGTGGAATTGGTAGAGTAGGTCTGCATATGTTCATCTTTCCTTGGTTATGTCAAACTTCTAAAAAGTGGTTGAACAGAACTCCCAGTGAGCCACCTGATAACATGGGTCTCATCAGAGTACTTTCTTAGAACAGGGcctaattcaaaataaaaccttACAAAATAGTGTCATTATTATTTGTGGCAGAGGCTAGCTAGAGGCTCATTCAACAACTTTCTGCTCCTTGGGAGTACAGCTAAACTGTATTTTTCCCCAGCTGCCTGTGGGATCCTGTGATCCCACAGGGATTCTTGAGTGTTTCTGGCCAATGGAATTTGTGAAGAAGAGATGATTACTACCTCTTAGCCTACTCCCTAAAATGGCCCACCAAATCTTCTGCTCTTTGTTCTGCTTGTTGGTTGGCAAGACACAGAGGACCCATCTAAAGATCTCAGTGTGGCCCTGGGGGGATGGTGAAGCCAGAGACCAGAAGAGTCCAGGCTTCTCACTTGTCCCAGAGATGGCTGCCCATCTACAGGTTTGCACTGaaataggagagagaaagcatttgatGTGTTAAGTCACTCATATTTAGGAGTTGTTTGTTATGGCAGCTAGTATAACATATACTGACTAATTCAtgctattatgattattattcagGTTGCCAGATCCAAAATTTGAGTTGGAGCTTGAGGCCTTTTACTGCTGCCCCTATGGCCTGGGCCCAGGGAAAGATGGGGCTTACAGGATGTTTGTAGAAGTCatgataggaaagaaaaaaaaaaaaaaagacacacatacatgcatacacacacacacacacaactctatACAATTTCAAAATACTGCAAGGATGGACTGAGCAAGGATGGACTGGGCAGAAACCCAAGGGTGGCCTCACCAACCCTGCTCAATAAGTCTTAGGCCTGGACTAGCACTTGAGGTCATCCTGGGTCTCCAAGCATCTGAGGGCTGGAGTCCTAGGAGCAGGCCACGTAGCTGGGAGGTGAAGGCTCCAAGGCTGGGGAGAGGCTGTTCTCATAAGGATTCGAGAAGGGGCCATTCGATGAGTCCCcctgggctccctgggagcccCCTGAGCTGTAGTCAGTTGAGATGCCAGAGTCGGACACCATGAGGTACAGGTACTTtatgtggggtggggtggggggcagctcaGGGGGCAGTGCCCTTGGGCGCaagagctgggagctgggatcCAGGATTGTATACTCAAAGCTGGTACCCAAGGCCCCCTCTGGCCCAGGCTTCAGGGACAAAGCAGATGAGTAGGAGGATGCTTCTGAGCCTTTATCCATGGCTACCATGTCCAAACCGCCATCAGGCCGTGGCAGATCCTCAGTGGGGGGGTTCCGGGGCAGCAACCACTTGTCCAGCACCAGGTAGGTGTCCTGGGTATGTTCACTGCCCACTGGCTCCAGCAGGGgtccctcatcctctgcccctgGCTCCACGGCCTGTGTTGCCCCCCAGCAGCGTTCAGAGAGGACTTCCAGGGGAGCGGGTGGGTCCTCTGCAAAGGGTGTGCAGGGGCTCCACCAAAGGCAGCCCTCATTCTGGTACAACCACAGCTGGGGAAACAGCACCAGCCTGCTCAGAGACCTGTGGTTCAGCCCTGGGAGCAGGGAAACCCCAGCCCCCAAGGGAACAACCCCACCACCTACCTGGAAGTTACCCTTGTGGGTGGTGAAGAGGCCCTCAAACTCACTCTCAGGGCTTGGGATGCCAGGCCAGATTTTCTGCTTCAAAGCTCTGATGAAGCCAAAAGGACCAAGTACATGGGTATGTGTCACTGAATACCCACCGGCACCCCCCTTAGGACCAGCCACAGGGGCACAGACAGTTCTAGCCTCTTGTGATCACAGTGGAGGTAGAGGAGTGCATAGGGGAGGAAGAACAGAGGCTTGAGCTTGCGCTGCAAGCCCTACAGGtgggtgactagaacagggtttTGAAGGATGCATAGGAGTTCAATATGCACTGATGGTACTGCCCTTCTTACTTCTTTCCATAATATTCCCCCAGTGtacttagaataaaattcaaacttcCTCCCCACAGCCCTGTAGATGGCCTAGCATGTTCTGACCCCTGTCACCTCCCTCACCTCCTCATTCACCACTCTTTTCTAATGCATTCTGCTCTAGCCACAGAGTGCTTCTTGGTAGCTGCTTCAATGTTCTAAGCTCATTCCCACCTTAGGGTCTCtgcacttgctgtttcttttcaattttcaTGTGGCTGCCTTCTAACCTTCAGGTTTCCATTCTGATGTCACTTTCCAGAAGCCTTTTCTGATCAACCTGTCATGTCCCCATGCCCCATTTGTTGTGATATCACTTATCACAATGCATAATCAAATATCTGTTGGTTCCCTTGTTCTCAACCATGAGATCCACAAGGTGGGGACATACTTGTTTTCCACTTTCTCCCCAGTGCCTAGCACCCAGTTGGCTCTCCTTAGGTATTTTCCaaccaagtaaataaacaagGCCTTGAAAGACACCTAGGAGACCACCTGGCAGACAAGGcaggaagggcattccaggcagaaggaacagcatagGCTTGAGGGTGTGAAACCACCTGCTATGCTCTGGGAATTCCAAAAACCTCAGGATGTCTGGTCCTACCATAAAGAATCTAAGGAGCTTGACAACAGGGGCAGGAGGCACTCAGGGTGTTAAATCTTTCCATTAAGCCCATCCCGGGATTTTACAAAAGTTGACAAacttgggaaaaggaaaaagcaaaggaattCAAGAAGGAGCAGCCACTGAGGTCGAAGGAAAACTAGGTGAATGTTCCCAGGGAATTTTAACTAAGGGTCTGGGTCTGATCTGGCTCacaccccagccctgccactgacccctcactgtgtctctctgggcAAATGTCTGCCCTCTCTGAGCCTAGCTTTCCACAGCAAAAGAATGGGGTGGAGAGGAGTCTGGGCTAGGTGCCTGAATGGGGCGCTCACCTGCGGTGGGAGAGCAGGGCGAGCACggccagcagcagcaggatgAGCACGAGGATGAGGGAGAGCGTCAGGATGAGGGGGTCCAAGTCTGGGGAGCATGAAGGAAGTCACGGTGGTGGGAATGCCCCATATTGCTCCCCGGTCCCTCCTACGCCCCCACCTGGGGCCTCACCACTAACTGTCAGCAGCGACGCAGGCTCGGACCAGGCGCTCCAGAAGCCACCAAAGCTCGGCTCGGCCATCCGCGCGCGTACCATGAAGGTGTAACGCGTTCTACCCCGAAGGTTGCTCAGCAAGCACTCAGTGCGACCATCTAGGATCTCcacctgggggcggggcctgggtgAGAGGCGTGGCCAGTGGGGCGGGGCTAGCAGAGAAGCATGGGGGTGCGGCACTGAGCCaatcagaggaaggaaggacagctCCCCACGCAGCCCTGAGGGGGAAGGGCGAGGAAAGCAGGACGCTGCTTCCAGGAAGGCTTGGGGCCAAACAGGACGGGCCCCAGCGAGCAGAGGGCGGACTAttgaggggcagggccagagCCTAGAGGGTCGGGACCTTGAAGGGGTCTAGTGTTTGGGACACTGGGGTAAGTGGCATTGGGTCCAGGTGCGCTGGTGGGGCACTGGGAAAGAAGGCCTGTCACTGGGCGTGGAGGTGTCTCGAGCAAGAAGATGACGGGCGTCAGAGGCTGGGCCTGGAGGGGCGAGACCAGGGGGCGGGGCCGTGGGGACCATCTggccgggagggagggaggaggcggagCTGTCCACCTTGGAGCCTTTGGGGCTGACGTTCGAGGAGGCCTCACCTTCTGTGCGCCCGCTGCGATGTTGCCAGAGGAAATGTTCACTTCGTAGCGGATGAGGCTGGCCACCGGGGCCCCAGGAGGCGGGAGCCAACGCAGTACCACGTGGCCGCCCTCGTCCGCCCGCCGTGCCAGCAGCCCCGTGGGGGGATCCAGGAGCACTGAGGAGACGGGTTGATCAGGTGGGGGGAGGGCGAGACTCCCTCACCCGACAAAATCCCCATTCCCTGCTAACTTACCCACTTCGTTGATGTGGATGATACGGCGATAGCGTGGAGCGCCCGAGGATACCGCTGTGACGCGCAGCTCTAAGGGCACGAAGCTCGACGTGTCGGCCGTAGGCAGCGAGCACCAAAAACGCACAGCGCCGTGAGCCGTGGGCGCCTGGTGCAGACTGCATGGCTTCCATGGCTCACCCCTGTGCGCCAAGGggccagagagggaagggagcaAGTTGGGGCTAGGGGTGCGACAATTTGCCTGGACCGTGGGCGCATTTGGGGCACGACCACCAAAGGGCGTACAACCAGCCCCGCACGCGACGCCTTAGTCCCATCGGAGGGGTGCTGACCCCGGAATTGCTCTGCAACAGAGATCGCGGGAGTGTTCCAACCCCAGCCACTAGGGGCGCGTGTCAGTCCCGACCCCGCGGGCTTCCCACCCACTGGGGAGGTGCCACCCGGCCCCGGACACTAGCAGATATCCCAAAGCGTGAACTCCGGGGCTCACTCAGTCCTGCCCACCCGCCCCCTCCTCAGAGCGTGGGGGCGCTCCTCTTGCCCTGCTGCACTCACTCGAGCTGGTAAAAGAAACTGTAGTTGTTGGGGCCGACCCCGGCGCTTGGCGCTTCCTCCCAGAAACACACCAAGTCCTCCAACCGTTCGGTGAAGCACAGAAGCTCTTCGGGCTCGCGGGCAGCCAGCAGGGCCGCTGCGGGTGGGAACAAGGGGAGGGGGTCGGGGCAACCCAGTCTTTGGGTCTCCgcgtcctccccctccctcctgccgcCTGTGCGAACCGATAAGAAAAAAGCCCCGCCTCGCTCTCTACCCCAAGCGGGGCCCCTCGAAGGGTCCCCAGAGGTGGTGCCCCCCGAACTCCCAGGCACAGGTTGCCTTACTGTTCCCACACACATCCCCGCCCACCCCACAACGCGCTGGACAGCGCGCAGCCTGCCGGGCCTCCGCCTCCCGCTGCCGGCCCCGCCCCAGGCCAGGCGGGCCCCTGGTGTGTGCGGAGGTGGAGGGCTCCCTATCGGCCCCGGCAAGCTGCCGGGGACCAGATAACGCCAACCgtgaccccctcccccgccccttccctCGACCCGCAGGCCCGGGGATCTGGCGCCCGCATACAAACCATGTTTACAGTCGCCAGCGGCCCGGCCCCTCTGCCTCGACCCGGGCTTTGTCCTCCCTCCCTCAGAGCAGGGTGGGCTAGGTCCCCTCTCCTCAGGGACTCTGGACGTCGAGGTCTAGACCCAGCACCACCCCTGCCCCATTACGATATATCATGTCCCAGGGCCCCCTGAAAAGATAAAATGGGAACTCTATGTCCCCTCCAGATCCAGTCTGGAGTCTTAGACCCCGGCATGGTACACCAACTCCTAGTCTAAGAGGCTCAAAGACCAGTTTGACCCCCAGGATCTAAACTGGAGGTTCAGAACCCAATATGATCCCCAGGAGCCCTGCTGGAAGTTCAGGCCTGAGCAATGCCCTCCAGGACCTAGGGCGGGGGTCCCACACCGATCTACCCTTACCTTTACTTTCAAACTTGGGGTCCAGGGATTTGGGTGGGGAAGCCCAGGCGGCCCCAGCGAGCAATAAACAGAGAGAGCAGACACCGGGCCAGAGGTGGGCCCGAAAGTGATCCATGATGCAGTCCCTGGCGATGGGGGGCCCagggcccctgccccctgccccccttccGCCCCTGGCACAATCCACAGCTGGGTCAGCAGCTGCCTCCGCCGGACACAGCTGACCAGGCCCTTCCCGGCCAGGCGCCTCCAAGTGGCAGCTCCCCCGAGGGGGTGGGACCACACGCAGCCTGGGCTGAGATAAGCCGGAGGAGGCCGCCCTGCTGGTCCCGCGGGAGGCGGCAGGGGCCCTGGGGGGCCCCCCCGCGGCCACTTGGGGTTCAGGAACAGTGCCGGTTTCTGGGTTTCTGAGGCAGGCAGACTTTCTTATTCTGTGACCCTGGACAGGTGACTGATCTGAGCTTCagccttctcatctgtaaaacccggcttggcacatagtaaacattCAAAAAATGTAAGATCCTGTTATTATCGTGCTAATCAACATCTCTTCCCAGGCTGGGTAGGAATAAATAATCATAATAGTGACGGGCGGTTGAGTGCACGGTGTTAAGCAGTGTGGCCAAACATATGATCCtgtaataaaataacatatattctagatctgtgattttttttttgaaaagtttttttttttttaactcttgggttttttgttttttgttttgttttttgctgttgggatcttattttatttattttttaaaaagatttaagaaatttatttatttatttgacagagagagaacacaagtaggtagagaggcaggcagagagagaggaagggaagcaggccctctactgagcagagagcctgatgtggcactcgatgccaggaccctgagatcatgacctgagccaaaggcagcagcttaacccactgagccacccaggcgccctcttattttatttttaaagattttatttatttatttgagacagtgagagggcatgagaggggagaagttcagagggaaaagcagactaccCAAGGAGCCTGGAGCtcaatgagggacttgattctaggactccaggaccaagacctgagctgaaggtagtcatccaaccaactaagtctggggatttttattttataaggaatGTGCTGTTCTTTTAATAATCTGGAAAGTAATTATATTTACACATGGTGAAAGCTATTTGCTTGAGCTGAGCTTCTCAAACTAGGGTAAACATCACATCTGTGGTACCTGCCTGGAGCAGGGCTGGATATTGGTGCCTGCCCTCCCTAGACTAGCCAGTCAGAACACTGCATTTCCCGCAGCACCGTGATTGGCTGGGGGTGGGCATGTGACCTAAATGGATCCAATGAGCCTCGGTCCTGGGACTTTATCCGAAGTTACTGGGAGAAAAAGAATTTACCTACATCCCATTGGTCAAGACTTAGTCACATGACTACATTTTGCCACAAGGTAGACTGGAAATGTGTTTTCTACTTTGGGTGACCAGCTAAAAATTAGGTTGTTCTGTTGCCACAGAGGGTGATTGGATTTGGTGgagtgcggggtggggggtggagggtggacaGTC harbors:
- the SWSAP1 gene encoding ATPase SWSAP1 yields the protein MLLMAEALRRVLNLGNSAESESEYTAEAGSPLLLLGGPGSGKTALLFAAALEAAGEGRGPVLFLTRRPLQSLPRGRRAALDPLRLQKIRFQYPPSTHELLQLLCSAHEARGPAPSLLLLDGLEEYLVEDLGPQEAAYLAALLLDTAAHFSHRIGAGQGCGLIVALQIQEEGDSGEALQLSLVQRYFPAQCWLHVDASGPGQHCLRACLDPGGQGPRAEWWLAFRPDGEMTVTPWPAQAGKPSSDKGSSSEGQP
- the EPOR gene encoding erythropoietin receptor → MDHFRAHLWPGVCSLCLLLAGAAWASPPKSLDPKFESKAALLAAREPEELLCFTERLEDLVCFWEEAPSAGVGPNNYSFFYQLEGEPWKPCSLHQAPTAHGAVRFWCSLPTADTSSFVPLELRVTAVSSGAPRYRRIIHINEVVLLDPPTGLLARRADEGGHVVLRWLPPPGAPVASLIRYEVNISSGNIAAGAQKVEILDGRTECLLSNLRGRTRYTFMVRARMAEPSFGGFWSAWSEPASLLTVSDLDPLILTLSLILVLILLLLAVLALLSHRRALKQKIWPGIPSPESEFEGLFTTHKGNFQLWLYQNEGCLWWSPCTPFAEDPPAPLEVLSERCWGATQAVEPGAEDEGPLLEPVGSEHTQDTYLVLDKWLLPRNPPTEDLPRPDGGLDMVAMDKGSEASSYSSALSLKPGPEGALGTSFEYTILDPSSQLLRPRALPPELPPTPPHIKYLYLMVSDSGISTDYSSGGSQGAQGDSSNGPFSNPYENSLSPALEPSPPSYVACS